A window of the Gemmatirosa kalamazoonensis genome harbors these coding sequences:
- a CDS encoding glycoside hydrolase family 43 protein: MRPALRIATLAASLSLAVTAPGHGAGAQPVQKDGAARGAPPHVARFDWFEYAGHDAVYDTNRPRPGEYTNPILMGFHPDPSITRAGDDYYLVNSTFAYFPGIPVFHSRDLVSWTQIGSVIDRPSQLRLDSLGVSRGVFAPAIAFHAGTFYVVNTCVDCGGNFLVTATDPAGPWSDPIWLGFDGIDPSLFFDDDGKAYVVNNGAPVGPPLYSGHRAIWIQELDLATKQLVGERTLIVNGGVDIRTKPSWIEGPHLLKRDGRYYLIAAEGGTGDFHSEVVFGAPSVRGPYTPWSGNPILTQRNLDRNRPDPITSTGHADFVTLPDGDTWAVFLGTRPYADDTYNTGRETFLMRVSWRDGWPVLTSGQEGVPYVAPRPTLPAQPAPTIPTRGNFTVRDDFSGRALAPYWLMLRTPRETWWDLTSAPGSLSLAARPVPLSSRGQPSFLGRRQQHLTATVTTSMRWAPTQDGDRAGLVAFQSENAWYFLAVGRDGGKPVVQVVRRAGRGPSVADSVLASAPLPTGTTSPIELRITARRDRYDFAYATTPNRWTTLLANADATVLSTRSAGGFVGVLFALHAYAAP; the protein is encoded by the coding sequence ATGCGCCCTGCCCTCCGCATTGCCACGCTCGCCGCCTCGCTGTCGCTCGCCGTCACGGCGCCCGGACACGGCGCCGGCGCCCAGCCCGTCCAGAAGGACGGGGCGGCGCGCGGGGCGCCGCCCCACGTCGCCCGCTTCGACTGGTTCGAGTACGCCGGCCACGACGCGGTCTACGACACGAACCGGCCGCGGCCCGGCGAGTACACGAACCCCATCCTCATGGGGTTCCATCCCGACCCCAGCATCACGCGCGCCGGCGACGACTATTACCTCGTCAACTCGACGTTCGCGTACTTCCCGGGCATCCCGGTCTTCCACAGCCGCGATCTGGTGAGCTGGACGCAGATCGGCAGCGTGATCGACCGGCCGTCGCAGCTCCGCCTGGACTCGTTGGGCGTGTCGCGCGGCGTGTTCGCGCCCGCCATCGCGTTCCACGCCGGCACCTTCTACGTCGTAAACACGTGCGTCGACTGCGGCGGCAACTTCCTCGTCACGGCGACCGATCCCGCGGGCCCGTGGTCGGACCCGATCTGGCTCGGCTTCGACGGCATCGATCCGTCGCTCTTCTTCGACGATGACGGCAAAGCGTACGTGGTGAACAACGGCGCGCCGGTCGGGCCGCCGCTGTACAGCGGCCACCGCGCCATCTGGATCCAGGAGCTCGACCTCGCGACGAAGCAGCTCGTCGGCGAGCGCACCCTCATCGTGAACGGCGGCGTCGACATCCGCACGAAGCCGAGCTGGATCGAGGGGCCGCACCTGTTGAAGCGGGACGGCAGGTACTACCTGATCGCCGCCGAGGGAGGCACGGGGGACTTTCACTCGGAGGTCGTCTTCGGCGCGCCGTCGGTGCGCGGGCCGTACACGCCGTGGAGCGGCAACCCGATCCTCACGCAGCGCAACCTCGATCGGAACCGTCCCGACCCGATCACGTCGACGGGGCACGCCGACTTCGTGACGCTGCCCGACGGCGATACGTGGGCCGTGTTCCTCGGCACGCGCCCCTACGCGGACGACACGTACAACACGGGGCGCGAGACATTCCTCATGCGCGTGAGCTGGCGCGACGGCTGGCCCGTGCTCACCTCGGGGCAGGAAGGCGTGCCGTACGTCGCGCCGCGTCCGACGCTGCCCGCGCAGCCCGCCCCGACGATCCCGACGCGCGGCAACTTCACGGTGCGCGACGACTTCTCCGGCCGCGCCCTCGCGCCGTACTGGCTGATGCTGCGCACGCCGCGCGAGACGTGGTGGGACCTCACGTCGGCGCCCGGGTCGCTGTCGCTCGCGGCGCGTCCGGTGCCGCTGTCGTCGCGCGGCCAGCCGTCGTTCCTCGGCCGCCGCCAGCAGCATCTCACCGCGACGGTGACGACGTCGATGCGCTGGGCCCCGACACAAGACGGCGACCGCGCGGGGCTCGTCGCGTTCCAGTCCGAGAACGCGTGGTACTTCCTCGCCGTCGGCCGCGACGGGGGAAAGCCGGTCGTGCAGGTGGTGCGGCGCGCCGGCCGGGGACCGAGCGTCGCCGATTCGGTGCTCGCATCGGCCCCGCTGCCGACCGGCACGACGTCGCCCATCGAGCTGCGCATCACGGCACGCCGCGACCGGTACGACTTCGCCTACGCGACGACGCCGAACCGCTGGACGACGCTCCTCGCGAACGCCGACGCG
- a CDS encoding glycoside hydrolase family 3 N-terminal domain-containing protein: MTTNAQITLPYKDATLSPEQRTADLLARMTLEEKAAQMVGVWQLKTETLVDDAGNFDVAKARAAFGHGNGLGQVGRPSDAGGSGAGGGGHEPTKGRNARQQATLTNDIQRFFVEESRLGIPVVFHEECLHGQAAIDGTSFPQPIGLASTFDPALVESLYAMTAAEARSRGTHQALTPVVDVARDPRWGRVEETFGEDPYLVTRLGVAAVRGFQGDATFRDKSRVMATLKHFVAHGQPEGGQNCAPANVSMRELRDVFLPPFKAAVQEAGCVSLMASYNEVDGVPSHANRWLLRDVLRDEWGFEGFIVSDYYAIWELHDRPDTHGHHVAADKKEACALAVRAGVNVELPEPDCYRHLVELVREGTLAESQLDDLVVPLLEWKFRAGLFDDPYVDPDVAERTVASDANRELALQAARETMVLLKNDGDVLPLDLATLGTIAVIGPNANRSLLGGYSGIPRHDVTVLDGIRAHVGDRARVVHAEGCRITIGGSWVQDEVVPSDPEEDRRLIAEAVDVARGADVIVLAIGGNEQTSREAWSRKHMGDRTSLDLVGRQNELVDAMLATGKPVVALLFNGRPLAITRVADRVPAIVECWYLGQECGRAVADVLFGEHTPAGKLPISFPRSAGHLPVFYNHKPSARRGYLWDDVTPLYPFGYGLSYTTFRVSNVRLDDGTIGVDGATRVRCDVTNTGARAGSEVVQLYVRDVASSVTRPVKELKGFRKVRLAPGETTTVELQIGRDALAFHDVDYRYVVEPGEFRIMVGTSSRDEDLQTVTLTVGK, translated from the coding sequence ATGACGACGAACGCACAGATCACGCTCCCCTACAAGGACGCCACGCTCTCGCCCGAGCAGCGCACCGCCGACCTCCTCGCGCGCATGACGCTGGAGGAGAAGGCGGCGCAGATGGTGGGCGTGTGGCAGCTCAAGACGGAGACGCTCGTCGACGACGCGGGGAACTTCGACGTCGCGAAAGCGCGCGCCGCGTTCGGGCACGGCAACGGCCTGGGACAGGTGGGGCGGCCGAGCGACGCCGGCGGCAGCGGCGCGGGCGGCGGCGGGCACGAGCCGACGAAGGGGCGCAACGCGCGCCAGCAGGCGACGCTGACGAACGACATCCAGCGCTTCTTCGTCGAGGAGAGCCGGTTGGGCATCCCGGTCGTGTTCCACGAGGAGTGCCTGCACGGGCAGGCGGCGATCGACGGCACGAGCTTCCCGCAGCCGATCGGGCTCGCGAGCACGTTCGATCCGGCGCTCGTGGAGTCGCTGTACGCGATGACGGCGGCGGAGGCACGGTCGCGCGGCACGCACCAGGCGCTCACGCCGGTGGTGGACGTGGCGCGCGATCCGCGGTGGGGACGCGTGGAGGAGACGTTCGGCGAGGATCCGTACCTCGTGACTCGGTTGGGTGTCGCGGCGGTGCGCGGGTTCCAGGGCGACGCGACGTTCCGCGACAAGTCCCGCGTGATGGCGACGCTGAAGCACTTCGTCGCGCACGGGCAGCCGGAGGGCGGGCAGAACTGCGCGCCGGCGAACGTGTCGATGCGCGAGCTGCGCGACGTGTTCCTGCCGCCGTTCAAGGCGGCGGTGCAGGAAGCCGGGTGCGTGAGCCTCATGGCGAGCTACAACGAGGTGGACGGCGTGCCGTCGCACGCGAACCGGTGGCTGCTGCGCGACGTGCTGCGCGACGAGTGGGGCTTCGAGGGCTTCATCGTCTCCGACTACTACGCGATCTGGGAGCTGCACGACCGCCCGGACACGCACGGCCATCACGTCGCGGCGGACAAGAAGGAGGCCTGCGCGCTCGCCGTGCGCGCGGGCGTGAACGTCGAGCTGCCGGAGCCGGACTGCTACCGGCACCTCGTGGAGCTCGTGCGCGAGGGGACGCTGGCCGAGTCGCAGCTCGACGATCTCGTGGTGCCGCTGCTCGAGTGGAAGTTCCGCGCGGGCCTGTTCGACGATCCGTACGTCGACCCCGACGTCGCGGAACGCACGGTGGCGTCCGACGCGAACCGCGAGCTGGCGCTGCAGGCCGCGCGCGAGACGATGGTGCTGCTGAAGAACGACGGCGACGTGCTTCCGCTCGACCTCGCGACGCTCGGCACGATCGCGGTGATCGGGCCGAACGCGAATCGCTCGCTGTTAGGTGGCTACAGCGGCATCCCGCGCCACGACGTGACGGTGCTCGACGGGATCCGCGCGCACGTCGGCGACCGCGCGCGCGTGGTGCACGCCGAAGGGTGCCGGATCACCATCGGCGGGAGCTGGGTGCAGGACGAGGTCGTGCCGAGCGATCCGGAGGAGGACCGCCGGCTCATCGCGGAGGCGGTGGACGTCGCGCGCGGCGCCGACGTGATCGTGCTCGCGATCGGCGGCAACGAGCAGACGAGCCGCGAGGCGTGGTCGCGCAAGCACATGGGCGACCGCACGAGCCTCGATCTCGTCGGCCGGCAGAACGAGCTCGTGGACGCGATGCTCGCGACGGGCAAGCCGGTCGTCGCGCTGCTGTTCAACGGCCGGCCGCTCGCGATCACGCGAGTCGCCGATCGCGTGCCGGCCATCGTGGAGTGCTGGTACCTGGGCCAGGAATGCGGCCGCGCGGTGGCCGACGTGCTGTTCGGCGAGCACACGCCGGCGGGGAAGCTGCCGATCTCGTTCCCGCGGTCGGCGGGGCATTTGCCCGTGTTCTACAACCACAAGCCGTCGGCGCGGCGCGGCTATCTGTGGGACGACGTGACGCCGCTGTACCCGTTCGGGTACGGCCTCTCGTACACGACGTTCCGCGTGTCGAACGTGCGGCTCGACGACGGGACGATCGGCGTCGACGGCGCGACGCGGGTGCGGTGCGACGTGACGAACACCGGCGCGCGCGCGGGGAGCGAGGTGGTGCAGCTCTACGTGCGCGACGTCGCGAGCTCGGTGACGCGGCCGGTGAAGGAGCTCAAGGGCTTCCGAAAGGTGCGGCTCGCGCCGGGCGAGACGACGACGGTGGAGCTGCAGATCGGGCGCGACGCGCTCGCGTTCCACGATGTGGACTACCGGTACGTGGTGGAGCCGGGGGAGTTCCGGATCATGGTCGGCACCTCGTCGCGCGACGAGGACCTGCAGACCGTGACGCTGACGGTGGGGAAGTGA
- a CDS encoding sialate O-acetylesterase, which produces MPPSAVSASRHVPLRARRALLALAVGAAPVAAQPVRKDAPALRLPKLFTDGMVVQRGVPIRVWGWAAPNAPVAVTFRGTTGRATADARGAWAVQLPPAAAGGPYAITVAAARDTLRVRDVLVGDVWVASGQSNMEWPVSAVTDAPAVIAAAHDSALRQFKVPISWAERPEDDLAGGSWAPADPAHVGAFSGVAYFFAKELREHERVPIGIVNTTWGGSAIETWLSADVQGLAPDAPAKTLAAERARLEKLRDSIQARIGVVPERDPGLVGGKAVWADPALDDASWSTIAVPGYWEGQGFASVDGVAWYRTTFTLSADEARAPVRLLLGAIDDDDVTWVNGVEVGRTAGYNVPRTYTVPTSALHAGANSLVVRVSDYSGGGGIAGGDSPRLEIGGASRSLAGQWKFKVAELAVRMDAQRTNKVAAITYDKMVHPLLPFPIKGVIWYQGESNANDDAQARAYRGQFASLITSWRKAWQGSAPTFPFLWVQLPNYTAPDSVPSASGGGWALQRESMEAALALPNTGRAVIIDVGGANLLHPTNKQDPGHRLALVARRVAYHENVLASGPTYRSHEVRGDSVIVTFDHVGGGLTSKAPDASVGAFALAGADHRWAWANARIEGNRVVVWSDRVHRPVAVRYAWANNPVDANLYNRDGLPAAPFRTDDW; this is translated from the coding sequence ATGCCCCCGTCCGCGGTCAGCGCCTCCCGACACGTCCCTCTCCGCGCGCGCCGCGCGCTGCTCGCGCTCGCCGTCGGCGCCGCGCCCGTCGCCGCGCAGCCCGTCCGCAAGGACGCGCCGGCGCTGCGGCTGCCGAAGCTGTTCACCGACGGGATGGTGGTACAGCGGGGCGTGCCCATCCGGGTCTGGGGATGGGCCGCGCCGAACGCGCCGGTCGCGGTGACGTTCCGCGGTACCACCGGCCGCGCGACGGCCGACGCGCGCGGCGCGTGGGCGGTCCAGCTGCCCCCGGCGGCCGCCGGAGGTCCGTACGCGATCACGGTGGCCGCCGCGCGCGACACGCTGCGCGTGCGCGACGTGCTCGTGGGCGACGTGTGGGTGGCGAGCGGTCAGTCGAACATGGAGTGGCCGGTGTCGGCGGTGACCGACGCCCCCGCCGTGATCGCCGCCGCGCACGACTCGGCGCTCCGCCAGTTCAAGGTGCCGATCTCGTGGGCCGAGCGGCCCGAGGACGATCTGGCCGGCGGGAGCTGGGCGCCCGCGGATCCGGCGCACGTCGGCGCGTTCAGCGGCGTCGCGTACTTCTTCGCGAAGGAGCTGCGTGAGCACGAGCGCGTGCCGATCGGCATCGTGAACACGACGTGGGGCGGCAGCGCGATCGAGACGTGGCTCAGCGCCGACGTGCAGGGCCTCGCGCCCGACGCGCCGGCGAAGACGCTCGCCGCCGAGCGCGCGCGGCTCGAGAAGCTGCGCGACTCGATCCAGGCGCGCATCGGCGTGGTGCCGGAGCGCGATCCCGGGCTGGTCGGCGGCAAGGCCGTGTGGGCCGATCCCGCGCTCGACGACGCGTCGTGGTCGACGATCGCGGTGCCGGGCTACTGGGAGGGGCAGGGGTTCGCGAGCGTGGACGGCGTGGCGTGGTACCGCACGACGTTCACGCTGTCGGCCGACGAGGCGCGCGCACCGGTGCGGCTCCTGTTAGGCGCGATCGACGACGACGACGTCACGTGGGTCAACGGCGTCGAGGTCGGGCGCACCGCGGGCTACAACGTGCCGCGCACGTACACCGTCCCCACGTCGGCGCTGCACGCGGGAGCGAACTCGCTCGTCGTGCGCGTGAGCGACTACAGCGGCGGCGGCGGGATCGCGGGCGGCGATTCGCCGCGGCTCGAGATCGGCGGCGCGTCGCGGTCGCTCGCCGGACAGTGGAAGTTCAAGGTCGCCGAGCTGGCGGTGCGCATGGACGCGCAGCGCACGAACAAGGTGGCGGCGATCACCTACGACAAGATGGTGCACCCGCTGCTGCCGTTCCCGATCAAGGGCGTGATCTGGTACCAGGGCGAGTCGAACGCGAACGACGACGCGCAGGCGCGCGCCTATCGCGGCCAGTTCGCGTCGCTCATCACGAGCTGGCGGAAGGCGTGGCAGGGTAGCGCGCCGACGTTCCCGTTCCTGTGGGTGCAGCTGCCGAACTACACGGCGCCCGACAGCGTGCCGTCGGCGAGCGGCGGCGGGTGGGCGCTACAGCGCGAGTCGATGGAGGCCGCGCTCGCGCTGCCGAACACGGGCCGCGCGGTCATCATCGACGTCGGCGGCGCGAACCTGCTGCACCCGACGAACAAGCAGGACCCGGGGCACCGGCTCGCGCTCGTCGCGCGGCGCGTGGCGTACCACGAGAACGTGCTCGCGTCGGGCCCGACGTATCGGTCGCACGAGGTGCGCGGCGACAGCGTGATCGTGACGTTCGACCACGTCGGCGGCGGGCTGACGTCGAAGGCGCCCGACGCCAGCGTGGGCGCGTTCGCGCTCGCCGGCGCGGACCACCGCTGGGCCTGGGCGAACGCGCGCATCGAGGGGAACCGCGTGGTCGTGTGGAGCGATCGCGTGCACCGTCCCGTCGCGGTGCGATACGCGTGGGCGAACAATCCGGTGGACGCGAACCTCTACAACCGCGACGGGCTCCCCGCGGCGCCATTCCGGACGGACGACTGGTGA